From a region of the Spelaeicoccus albus genome:
- the wrbA gene encoding NAD(P)H:quinone oxidoreductase has translation MYQPKTAVIYYSSTGNVHRLAEAAIEGAEKAGAETRLRKVRELAPEAAISASDAWSAHVEATTDVPTAEVEDLVWADVVIFGAPTRYGNVPSQFQQFLDLTGPVWAAGKLADKVYSAFTSSQTLHGGQESTLLSLYTTMYHWGGIVVPPGFTDPITFQSGNPYGASHVSGGGDFPGEIDLEAARYQANRAVDMAAALAKGFSPAAM, from the coding sequence ATGTATCAACCCAAGACCGCCGTCATCTACTACAGTTCCACGGGGAATGTCCACCGGTTGGCCGAGGCCGCGATTGAAGGCGCGGAGAAAGCCGGCGCTGAAACAAGACTGCGCAAGGTCCGAGAGTTGGCGCCAGAAGCGGCTATTTCTGCCAGCGACGCATGGAGCGCCCACGTGGAAGCCACCACCGACGTCCCGACCGCCGAGGTGGAGGACTTGGTGTGGGCGGATGTGGTGATCTTCGGTGCGCCGACACGCTACGGCAATGTTCCCTCGCAGTTCCAGCAGTTCCTCGATCTCACCGGTCCGGTATGGGCTGCGGGCAAGCTGGCCGACAAGGTGTACTCGGCGTTCACGTCGAGCCAGACGCTCCACGGTGGCCAGGAGTCCACGTTGCTTTCGTTGTACACGACCATGTACCACTGGGGTGGCATCGTCGTTCCTCCCGGATTCACCGACCCGATCACGTTCCAGTCCGGCAATCCGTACGGCGCGTCGCATGTGTCTGGCGGAGGCGACTTCCCCGGCGAGATTGACTTGGAGGCAGCGCGTTACCAGGCAAACCGTGCGGTCGATATGGCCGCCGCGCTGGCCAAAGGCTTCAGCCCGGCCGCGATGTGA
- a CDS encoding transposase: protein MEAFLHTGITNAGTEGNNRLIKDVKRVACGFRNPTNQRRRVRCRCTGKHRAATATSTKMPG, encoded by the coding sequence ATCGAGGCATTCCTCCACACTGGCATCACCAACGCCGGCACCGAAGGCAACAACCGGCTCATCAAAGACGTCAAACGCGTCGCCTGCGGCTTCCGGAACCCCACCAACCAACGCCGCCGAGTACGCTGCCGCTGCACCGGGAAACACCGGGCCGCAACAGCAACATCAACCAAGATGCCCGGTTAA
- a CDS encoding methyltransferase, which translates to MTSPSPADVMMQMIGGFQVSQAVYVAAKLDVPTVLGDGPMTVRDLAGCCGAQEPQLRRLIRTLTSLGLFTMDNETVSLSPLGATLSRTEPESLYGLACMWMETHYGPFSELLHTLRTGEPGADKFYGKPFFDWAAEDAHRTEQFSGAMRAITEVLRKGMFDGYQPPAGDVVADIGAADGSVLIDLLEKDRELRGIAFDLPSVRADTVRSVAAHGYQDRIEVVAGDFFSQVPTAQIYLLSYILHDWDDDSCARILQSVAEAGGPGARLLIVETVVPDNSDPHLSKMIDLTMLGVVTGQERSAADYVALLDCAGITLDRIVATSTAFSIIEATVRDPRNVEISSASTQPTNRMLTK; encoded by the coding sequence GTGACTAGTCCCAGCCCGGCCGACGTGATGATGCAGATGATCGGTGGGTTCCAGGTCTCGCAGGCCGTGTATGTGGCCGCGAAACTCGACGTCCCCACCGTACTCGGCGACGGCCCCATGACGGTCCGGGACCTTGCCGGCTGCTGCGGCGCCCAAGAGCCACAGTTGCGGCGACTGATCCGGACCCTGACGTCATTGGGCCTGTTCACGATGGACAACGAGACGGTTTCTCTTTCCCCGCTTGGCGCAACGCTGTCACGGACTGAACCAGAGTCGTTGTATGGTCTGGCCTGCATGTGGATGGAGACGCACTACGGCCCGTTCAGTGAACTGCTGCACACGCTGCGCACCGGCGAACCGGGTGCGGACAAATTCTACGGAAAGCCGTTCTTCGACTGGGCGGCCGAGGACGCACACCGGACCGAGCAGTTCAGCGGTGCGATGCGCGCCATCACCGAAGTCCTGCGGAAGGGCATGTTCGACGGATACCAGCCACCGGCCGGGGACGTTGTTGCCGACATCGGCGCGGCCGACGGCAGCGTCCTCATCGATCTGCTCGAGAAGGACCGTGAGCTGCGGGGCATCGCCTTCGACCTGCCGTCCGTACGAGCGGACACCGTCCGTAGCGTCGCCGCGCACGGATACCAGGACCGGATCGAGGTCGTCGCCGGTGACTTTTTCTCCCAAGTTCCGACGGCGCAGATCTACCTGCTCAGCTACATCCTGCACGACTGGGACGACGACTCCTGCGCACGCATCCTGCAGTCGGTCGCTGAGGCCGGGGGGCCGGGCGCGCGATTGCTCATCGTGGAGACGGTTGTCCCGGACAACAGCGACCCGCACCTGTCGAAGATGATTGACCTGACCATGCTCGGCGTCGTGACAGGGCAGGAACGATCCGCGGCCGATTACGTCGCGCTGCTGGATTGTGCCGGCATCACTCTTGATCGAATTGTCGCCACGAGTACTGCGTTCTCGATCATCGAGGCGACTGTCCGGGATCCCCGGAACGTCGAGATCTCGTCGGCGTCGACGCAACCGACCAACCGGATGCTGACCAAGTAA
- a CDS encoding LLM class flavin-dependent oxidoreductase — translation MTHEPAVPRTTAGPLFADTGLKLGVFGLNVSSAGAVTAAAERHEIDWDQNVRVVQQAENAGFEAVIPFSRWRGFEGRTNPWGQSFDPYTWSAALAALTSRITLFATSHCLTVSPVMAAKQIATIDAISGGRIGLNVVAGWFAKELAMFGVETLGHDDRYSYSEEWLEIVLRLWADGDDFDYEGHWLSVAAGYSRPGPVQHPHPPIMNAAFSDRGHRFAARYADLSFVSAFDASDAAAKVRNIREMATGFGREHSVWVAASVVCADTEQEAHDLVRRWSGIDADEVAVRNAIDWTMGGTRMPPEQHRQLAGAVASTMAGYPLIGTAERISEALAQLSAAGIDGVALTMMNYEAGVPRFIDEVLPILEKNGVRRPSVTQSPQGNIAPEGRS, via the coding sequence ATGACACACGAACCCGCAGTGCCGCGAACCACCGCCGGCCCTCTGTTCGCCGATACCGGCCTTAAACTCGGCGTGTTCGGACTGAACGTCAGCTCGGCCGGCGCGGTGACCGCCGCTGCCGAACGGCACGAGATCGACTGGGACCAAAACGTCCGAGTTGTCCAGCAGGCGGAGAACGCAGGCTTCGAGGCCGTCATCCCGTTTTCCCGTTGGCGTGGTTTTGAGGGTCGTACCAACCCGTGGGGCCAGAGCTTTGACCCCTACACCTGGTCTGCGGCCCTGGCCGCGCTGACCAGTCGGATCACTTTGTTCGCCACGTCGCATTGCTTGACGGTGTCCCCGGTCATGGCCGCCAAGCAGATCGCCACCATTGATGCCATCTCCGGGGGCCGCATTGGACTGAACGTCGTTGCGGGCTGGTTCGCCAAAGAGCTGGCCATGTTCGGGGTAGAGACCCTCGGTCACGACGACCGGTACAGCTACAGCGAGGAGTGGCTCGAGATCGTGCTACGCCTGTGGGCGGATGGAGACGACTTCGACTATGAGGGTCACTGGCTGAGTGTGGCAGCCGGCTACAGCAGGCCAGGACCAGTCCAGCATCCACACCCACCGATCATGAATGCCGCCTTTTCAGACCGGGGGCACCGGTTTGCCGCCCGCTATGCCGACCTGTCGTTCGTGTCGGCATTCGACGCATCCGACGCCGCCGCAAAGGTCCGCAACATCCGCGAGATGGCCACCGGCTTCGGGCGCGAACATTCGGTATGGGTTGCCGCATCCGTAGTCTGTGCAGACACCGAGCAAGAAGCCCACGACCTCGTCCGGCGATGGTCGGGGATCGACGCCGACGAGGTCGCAGTGCGGAACGCGATCGATTGGACCATGGGCGGCACCCGCATGCCGCCCGAGCAGCACCGCCAACTTGCAGGTGCGGTGGCCTCGACCATGGCCGGTTATCCGCTCATCGGAACAGCAGAACGCATCTCCGAAGCGTTGGCGCAGCTAAGTGCGGCAGGAATCGACGGTGTCGCGCTGACCATGATGAACTACGAGGCCGGGGTGCCCCGCTTCATTGACGAAGTCCTGCCGATCTTGGAAAAGAATGGCGTTCGCCGGCCATCAGTCACGCAAAGCCCTCAAGGGAACATAGCGCCCGAGGGGCGATCGTGA
- a CDS encoding MarR family winged helix-turn-helix transcriptional regulator, which produces MTELENEAWQGFLYTHDRVWREVEGGLAPLGVSMAEYGVMALLGLAGRDGMRMSELARQRLMSSGGFTRLAERLERRGLIKRNQTVEDKRGFVAVLTPEGRTVLRKAWRQQHADLRRLFFDRLDDDDLQDLARIWARLRPDEDSPSS; this is translated from the coding sequence TTGACTGAGCTGGAGAACGAGGCATGGCAGGGCTTTCTCTACACCCACGACCGCGTCTGGCGAGAAGTTGAGGGTGGGCTGGCTCCATTGGGCGTCAGCATGGCGGAGTACGGCGTCATGGCTTTGCTCGGTCTGGCCGGACGTGACGGTATGCGCATGTCTGAGCTCGCCAGGCAGCGCCTCATGTCCTCCGGTGGCTTCACCCGCCTGGCGGAAAGGCTCGAGCGCCGAGGCCTCATCAAACGCAATCAGACTGTAGAAGACAAGCGTGGTTTCGTTGCTGTGCTGACTCCAGAGGGCCGGACTGTCCTGCGCAAGGCATGGCGACAGCAACATGCGGACCTGCGTCGCCTCTTCTTTGACCGGCTCGACGATGACGACCTACAGGACCTAGCGCGTATCTGGGCCAGACTCCGCCCCGACGAGGACTCGCCGAGCTCCTGA